The nucleotide sequence GGGATGGTGGGGaaactctggccttccagatgctgacacccatgagcctcagccagcataatcCAATGtacaagaattatgggagctgtagtctagcatcTGAAGGGCTGTGAGTTTCTCATGCCTGCTTTAAAGCTACCAACCGGCCCGAACAAGCTGTTGGGCAGGTAGAAATAGTGAGGGgctatgggtggcgctgtgggttaaacccatagctgtcaagttctcccttattttaagggaaattccattatgctgaATGGGCTTCcgcatgagaaaaggtaaaacttgacagctatggttaaaccacagagcctagggcttgctgatcagaaggttggcggttcgaatccgcacgacggggtgagctcccgttgcttggtcccagctcatgcccacctagcagttcaaaagcacgtcaaagtacaattagataaataggtaccactccggcgggaaggtaaagggcgtttccgtgcgctgctctggttcgccagaagcggctttgtcatgctggccacatgacccagaagctgtacgccagctccctcggccagtaacgcgagatgagcgccacaaccccagagtcggacacgactggacctaatgatcaggggtccctttacctttacctttatgggccAGTAAGCAACAGCCAAAGGGaagtctccccaccaccacacaacaCACTCCTTTAGCAATGCAACATCTGAAGCAGCAGGGGGGGGGCTCTGCCAGTACTGTGCTAGTGAGTTTGCTGATCAGATGGCGTGAGCCCCAAACTCCATAATAAGACCTGTCCTGTAAGGGTATGGAGTAGCCCAAGGTCTGTCCCTAGACGCTCAGCTTTCGTCTGGTTGTTTGGCCAAGAATGCTTAAAGTGGCTTCCAGTGGCTTTAATGGCAGCACTTTAGTGTTTATTTCACTGGGTAAAAATTATATTGATACCGACACTACCTTAATCTAGGTAGCAAAAAGAATCTGATTTAAGACATTACCTCAAGGCAACTTGTGTACCCAGCTTGCAAATATTGAAACACTTGTATAAATTCATTTTGTCAGTCAAGTCAAGTTCTTTCTGCTGGCAACTTTCTGCCATACGCTACGCAGACATTCTCCTAGCACCCTGATCTATTGGAGAATTCCTGttattcaaataaataatatgaaTGTACGTAAGAAGTACCATTCTATGCTATGCGCATCACATGCTGAAGACCTGTGTGCATTCCATGAGTGTGAAAGGAGGGGGCTCAATTGCTTACAGCTCAGTGTCTTCTATGACATCAGGGTTCTCCATAGTCTGTCTCCTCCTCTTAACAGCATCCAGCATCTTTTTCCGGGGCCCCAGTGGAATGTTGATGCTTTTCAGATCATTGTCCGAACACAGCATAAGAGCTTCCAGGTCAATCTTCTCCTTCTTGAGGATTGAAATGAACTCGGACATATGCAAGGAAGCCAGAAAGGTCTCCAGGGGGCTCGTCTCGGGTTCAATATCATCATCCAGGCCCAGCTCCACCTCATCCCACGGCAGCTCCTCCACATTCCTCTCCTGCAGGCTGTTGGCACTGCCGATGCTGTCATTGAGACTTGGCGAGCGCTGCAGGCGGTTGTGAAGTTTAACACCCATCCTGTCCTCCCCTAGCATGCTGGGGTCATCCTGGCCAATCCCAAACAGTCCGCTACTGACATAGTTCCTCCGGAAAACCATTGTGCCAAGTCCAGGTCGATTGAATAAGGAGTCGTGACCAGAATCAGTGCTGACCTCAGAATGGGCCGAGTCCATGTGCAAACCTGGGTCACTTATGGCACGGGAGACAGTATCTTCATCCATCATAAACATGTCCCTAACATTGCGCCGGGTCCAGTCCTTTGGGCTAACATAGGTGCCTTGTTTCACAAACATGACATCGTTGCCCAGCTGCAAACCAGACAAGGACCTCACACTTTTCCTCCCATCCTCGTAGATTTTGAAGGTGCCATCCACTTGCTTCTTTTTCTCCAGCTTCTTCTGGATTTTGGTCTTGCCCTTGGCTGTGCCGTGTATGGTGGCCTGAGAATATGGCAAGGAAGTCATCATAGACATGTGCTGGAACCTCCTGCTCAGAGTGCTGCTGGAGTAGCTGGAAAAACTCATAGTGTCCGAGTGGTCAGACATTTCCTTCTTGTACCGCTTCTCCATCCTCTCGTGGTGCTTCTTCTGCATCTTTACACAGTCCTTAATCCGCTTCTCTGCATCCTTGAAGGCCTTGTCCTTCAGCTTGCTCACCAGCTTGGGGTTGAGGCTACTCTGCTTGGCAGCAATGGAGTCCAAATAACGCACACACTCCATGTGGCCCTTCATGGCTGCCATGTCCAGCGGAGTGTGGTAGTCATTGTCCAAACACCAAATGTTGGCCCCAAAAGACACCAGGAAGGAGAGGCAATTGAGATGACCATTGGCTGCTGACAGATGAAGAGGCGTGTTCCCCCAGATATCACATTTGTCTGGGTCACCCCTAAAATGCAGGAAACAAATAAGTTAGTGATCAAGGAAGCCTGTAAAGACGGCACAATGTGAGGTTAGTATAATCAGGCATGCTAAAAACCAGCCTAGTATACAAACCAAGACTCAATCCTGCAAAAGTAATACCGAAcaacattttgttattttgtttcatGTCCCGCCCTTTCCCTCAAGGAACTCCAGCTGTCATGCATGTCCCCTGCACCGCCAACTTTATCATCAGTAAGACCAaggagacctaggttcaaattcctactcacCTTTAACCTACCTAGGTGACTTTGAGCCAATCATACTACCTCTTAGGGCTTATGCACACTTTTGCCCCATTCTTTCCAGACACAGGCCAGCGCTTGAAATCTCTGTGTTTAAGCATTGTGGTatttttgccccagagcttttcctgcaaaaaacaacaacaacaacaaccctgctctttagtgctcaatcagcaCAATTGTCAATACTGGGTTTTCATATGGAAAACTCTGGGGCAAAGAAAAACAATGCTTGGATATGGAGCTTTAATGGATAAGCCTTGGTTatgttgggttttaaaaaaataaaattatattgttATCAGTTacggtgttttatttattgtttatgactattttTGTTACATTGCAGTTAAGTTTCTTtcgtgttgtaagctgccttgagcgtggcttgaactgtggaaaggtggcgtGCAAATAAAACTATGTACGCATGCATCCcacctcacaaggttgctgtgacgcttaaaatggaagggaagggatgttagagatttcagagttgcctacgtgcagaaatgcagctgtctatctccaagcagttagtagttggcagaaagcccagatctgctctctctcagacccttagcaacgacctgtgattggtcaatgagtgcCTAAAGAccgagctctgtgtgagagctttatgtggttagtgtggttagtgtgtggtgcaggtgttagtggagaaagtggtcagtatagatagagagagacagagaggaaagattttatgttttgtttcttttattttgtaaagtctgtacatagtaacttatggatgctagttgcttcaataaatactgcatatagttatccagtgagttgctgagttcctacgttgtgctgtccagtcaattacacaacagccagaagcttccagaaaagtctgcgtctaactctgcggtgtccaggaatacgttatactcctgacactaaagcTTAAGAAGGGAGTACCCTGCACGCTGCCTTTTCCCGTTAatatttctttacatttttatggCTGCCCATCAGTACAGTTCTCTAGTCCACTTGCAAAACATGTATGCTGCTTGCTCCActctctttggaggaaaggcagcatacaaatataataaataaagctgggtgttgttgttgttgtgagtaGTGCTTGTTAACTACATTTAAACTCCATAGGCAAAAGCAGAAGACACGTTTTTTAAAGAGCAGTGTTGCTTAGTGGCGTGCCTTCTCCCTATTTTAATGAGATGCTGGAGTGACCGATACAAGATTTCTAAGCCACCCAACTCCAGATAAGCTCTCTGTTGCATTTCCCCACATAGAGCGAAACCTATCTAACCAGCCATGCCCAGCAAGCAGCGACAAGCGGTGGGTGGATGAAGTTGTCTGGCAGCAGAACGCTGGAACAGGTTTCCTTTGGCTTTGTGGCCCTGGGTAAATGAGTACCATCCAGGAGCTGGCAACAGGTTCGCTGCGACTCCTTCGCCAGCCTGCCCTCATCCCTTCACCTTGATACTGGCCTATCGGTAGtggggaactcagggaaaagatgAATATTTGATGAATTGCAAGAGAGGGGTGAATTATTGATGGAGATTGCTTAAAGAGACACAGAAACTGTAAATGCTGGAGCCGGCTGTGAGCTCAGGGCGTGTGCGGCATTGTTTATGTTTGTTCTGAATGAACACATGTGCGTTGGAATTGGGCGTGTAGCCTTGCAAGCAGCCGGAAAAGTGGAATCAGACCCTATTGTTTTCTCCCTGCGCAAGCGAGAAATGTCACTTGTTTCCCAATAAAGCCATCTATTTCATACTGATACAAAGCAGTATCGGGTGCAGGTTCagagcaggaaaatgcagctATATCAAAGATTCTTGTTGCCAATGCAGGCAATTTCATCACATTCTCACTGGAATGTCCCAGCTTGGAGGGGCTGAGGGGAAAGTGGGTGACAGTTGCCTCCCACGTAACCTTTGGTTGGAATGTGAATTCACCAAAGTTTAGCGACCGAAACGTTAAGCAAAACCATTTAGATCCACTTCACACTGAGCATTTTTTCACTGCCCTGACCTAGAACTTGGCATAAGAATCCAATGGGCCACCTAGCTGCCAATggcattctgtcctcacagtggccaaccagacacctatgggaaacaagcaagcaggatCCGGTCACGAGGGTACTCTGTCCTCCCATTGCTTCCTgtgaccatggagacagagcatcatggctagtaaacattaatagccttatcttccatgaatttgcccggtCCTTTCAAGTTGGGAGCTGTGAAGTACAATACAACTGTTCCTCGCACCGCATTGTATTGCAGCCCCTCATAATTGAAAATTGCAATACAAATTTAACTGCTAAACCATAGAGTATCAGGGCTGGAATGAAGCAGCATGCCTCACATTGTCCTCTCTTACATTCAACCACTTGCTTACCCAGCCCAAGACATGTTAGTGTCTGAAGCAGGAAAAATCCCAGTGGAACCTGCCCCCCAAATAGTGGCTAGTCTCATAGCACAGCTGACAGCTTGTTGCTCTTTAAATTGTACTTTAAAATCTAGTGCCCAATGTGACCTGCCTCCACCTGCTAAAAGGTAGGCCTCAGTCTGGATAGTAGCTTCTGCCACTGCCAGATGAATTCTGGAGGCAGGTTGTAAGGGGTTGGTTGGTTCGTTGGTTGGTTAGTTTGTTCATTCTTCAATCTGGGCCTCTTCAAGAAAAATCATTGAAGAGTCTTGTGGAACCTTGAAAGATTAACCATATTTTTATAGCATAAGcttaaaactactactactactactactaagaaGGATGTTTAGTCTCTTAAGTTGCCACAACTTTTGGTTGCAACAGACTCACATAGCTACCTCTCTGGAAATTTGTTTCATTGAAAATGACTTATTGGAGAGCCAATGTTCGAGAAGGGTCTTTAGATTAAAATGGTGAGGTGTGGATTAGTACTCGAGGCAGAGGGGAAATGCTGGCAGCTCCAGGCAGGGCATTAGGCACCCCCAGTGTTGATATCAGATTCCACTGCCATTCCAACTGGTTTCTGCGCTTGGAATGTGGAGGGACACCATCttgtctgcctcaggcagcaagacaACTTGAGCCAACCCTGGCTCCGGGATTGCTTGATTCCCACACTGGAAGGGCTCTCATACTGCAAACAGACTCCACGACTAGGTCAAGTTTCAGTGCCAAGTGCCAGATTGGTGTGCTTTCCATTCTGCTCCAGCGTAGCATTTCTGTAACCTCACTGCACGGCCGACTCCTTTGTCTGGTATGATGTGAAGTGCTTCAGCAACACAGCTGGACACCATCGTCATGTGGGACAGGGTGCGTGAGTGGGACTACAAGGAACGCGAGAGACCAAGTAGCCATGTGATGCAGGGGAGAGGCCTGTCCAAAATCCTCCTTCCCCCTTGACTGATACCACATCACCCTTTATGGGAAATTCAGTAATCCCTGCTAACAACACCCAGGCAGGAAAAACATAATTAGGTGCGATGACTGGTGGCAGTTACAAAACCACCAGAAGCGGGAATCAGCAAGAACCAGGAACCAAGGGGAAGTCCCTTTGCTAGGTGGAACATTCCCCGGctggcatcgggggggggggagtgcatggGAAGGGGTAAGGTTGCAGCAAGCTCCAATTAATGTGAGCCCGAGCTTAATCACAGTTAATAATAATCTAATTGGCTGTAATGTTTGCTTAATTGTGACATATTGCCACTTCCTAGCTTCAGAGCACTTGCAGCGcttcccttaaaaaagaaaagccaccaAAATACCCTATAGATAACTGTTTCTCAAAGAGTGGGCCTGGACCCACCAGTGGACCTTGGGATGCTTTCAGGTGGGCCTCAATGTCACAGTCTGCCCACTGCCCCTTCCTCACTTGCCTTCCCTGCTCCTTGGCCGCGCCATACCCTTTTGGTTGGACCAATGGCAGTACCAGCCGACTGCTTACATGGTGAGAAAACATGGCTGGAGATGGGAGGAgggcggggaggagaggaggaaagaaatgtcACCCCTCCTCTGAGGAGAAAGGACCAGGGAAGGTGATGGAGGAAATTAGAAAGTCAGacaaaaggttgttgttgttgttgttgttgttgttgtaagcagTAGTAATGAACAAACTGAGACTAGTATATCTGGAGGGGACTCTGTTGTTTTGTTAAGGGGGAGGTTTTTGCTGCTGGTTTTTTGCATCTTTATTGTAGATTTTGTTGTGATTCATGTGGGAattgtttggttttggttttgtattttttaaatgttttatttattgtttataactgCTCTTGATATgttgtaggtatgtattttttcctgtgttaagctgccttgagcatagtttgaactgtggaagggaagcatacaaataaaattatgcgtgtatgtatgtattcacaactttttagaaaaaaaaatagaaaaagttGTCGGTACTGATCGCGAACTTGTTACagcaagtgccacacttttaacattttggggaaaaggaggtgccagtactgtgcacccagaaaaaaagcactgtatgtacagtggtgccccgctagacaaaaataattcgttctgcaaatattttcgtctagcaggtttttcgtctagcgaagcggcaatgtaactGTGGTTTTctctagaagaaaaaaaaaagacgaacaattttcgttttgcgaggcagccccatacactttttcgtcttgcggggcagcctcccgctagacgaatgccttcgtctagcgagtttttcgtctagcgaggcattcgtctagcggggcaccactgtatttatgaatagaaatgaagaaagctgTTTTACATTAAAGGACCAGGTGAAATGGCAATTGGGTCCAAGTTTAGTGtgaaagaaagggagaagaaatcACAGGAGGTGGGCAAAAATACTTTGAGAGGCATGCGGAGTTGGGAcgataaaaatataaaagaaaagaaaaagtcatcTCGTTAGGAGCCTCTGGATTAGAAAATTCCACCTAAAATGGGAAGGCTGAGGTACACCATACCTCCAGAGCAAATGTCTGTAGTAAGCAGAGCTATGGAACTCCTTGACACAAGGAAATTCCTGTGGCAAAGAAGTAGGTCGTTTCGATGGATTAGGTGTAAGTAGAAAGTGATGTCAGCAATGGCTAGCTGATTATGCCGAAGTCTGCGTCcatctgccaccattttgtgatgGGTGTGCTTCAGTAATTTCCGCCTGCTCCAAATGGGTCCTAGGGAGCAGATAGTTCGAGAACGCCTGCTTTTGTTAACCCAACAAGTGGCCTACATTGAGCAGCCGCTTTTTATCTTCTGTAAACCTCAGCCCCATCCGTTTGTTGCCACATATAGTGATGCAACAGCTATAAATCAGGCCCTCACTATTTGCATACATAGTATTTATGAGTAATCACAGGTATTTAGGATTGCCATTTTTTGTCGCCACGGCTTCCATGCCTTAAACAGACACGTGATAGGCAGAAATGCTAAGGCTGTAGCTTTTCCCAGCCTTGTGATGCAGTCGTGACAGGGTAAAAAGGCCTTTGTTTAATTTCTGCTCCTTCCTGAcacttttaaatgtatgggaTCACAGCAtctaaatgtaaaataaatacagaaaaggaTGCTACAACTACATTCTATTGAAGTGTCTGCAAGATGTAGCTACAGATCACTGGGCCactgtgggttttatttttatctgctcTAGCCAGCACATTCACTCGCGTCCAAACCATTTTTGGAActttgtaaacaaaaaacaaatctctAACATTCTGTGCTCATCTGTCTCCTTGCATGTTGGGCTTCTCATGAACTGCCTTCCTGGAACAGGCAGAAATCTGAGAGGGAAGGGGACATAACagggtagtacagtggtacctcggtttacaaacttaatccgttccaaaagtccattcttaaaccaaagccgttcttaaaccgaggtgctctttccctaatgaggccttctgCCAACGGTGtccttccactgttcggctttCGTTCGTAGACAGAGGTAAAGTTTGCTAACTGGAACACTAATTCCGGTTTTGCGGCGTTCatataccgaatagttcgtaaacagggctgttcttaaaccgaggtaccactgtatttggaaacaTGTAATCTTTAAGTGGGGAGTAAGTGTCCATCTGTATCCTCCACTGTAGGGATTTTTTTCAGTGGGCAGAAGTTAACAAGACTTAGTATAGAGGCTCAAGTGTCTTTACAAcatctacaggtgggtagccgtgttggtctgccatagtcaaaagaaaatagaaaattctttccagtagcaccttagagaccaactgagtttgttcttggtatgagctttcgtgtgcatgcacacttcttcagatgtttcagtgtatctgaagaagtttcagtgtatctgtgtATTTCAGATCAGTGTATTTcagatgtttcagtgtatctgtttcagtgtatctgaagaagtgtgcatgcacacgaaagctcataccaagaacaaactcagttggtctctaaggtgctactggaaagaattttctattttgtttacaACATCTGCTAAACTAGATCTCACCCCCTTTAACTCCTTTCTGTATGTCTACAATCCTCACAATCGCTACTCAGTAATTAAAAATATTGCCTTGCAAATTACTGATGTCCTGACTTCAAAGAGAATTAACTCAGATTCTGGGCAAGGGTCAATTATTGCCATGAGTAACCAGACAGGGAAATGATCTTGGCAGTGGCATCTGTCTAAATTGTTTAAAGACTTCTGCCTCTTTTGCCCTTGAGGGCTACataaaaatgtcaaattaaaTTTATAATTGGTGTAGaggctcaaggtggcttatattATTTTCCCTGCAGCCTGTCTAAGGCAGGAAGAGGCACCAACAGGTGTGCCTAGCTGGAGAATGGAAGGATGGGAGAGGGTAGCATGCATGGCAAGCATACAGGATAAATATGAAGAGGCAGGGGAGAGAAGCTATGAGACTGTGCAAAATTTGGGTTGGAGGAAGGGTGCAATAGAAGGAAGACAGCAGATTGCAAAACGACCTTGCTGTGTGTTAAGCCACTAATGTGAAAACAtcctacatcagggatggggaacttttatACAAGGCTGgcaggctgcccacctgtcactCAACTGGTGTCACTATGGCAACAGGCGATGCTGGGCTTTGGAGTCCCAGATTGTCAAAACTTCCAGAACTGTTTGAAAGTCTTTTGCTGTTTCCCTCCCCACTGTACTTTGGATTGGCACCTGCTGAAGCTTAAGCCCTGCCTAGATCAGGTCGCCCAGGTGGAGTTCAATGCATTTGTACTCCAGAGCCTGCCTCATGGTGTTTGCTCCCTGCAAGGAAGTGCGGGATCAAGCTGAAGCCATGAATTCAAATCCAGAGCAGGAAGTATAGCTAAGATCAGGGTCTCCGCATTCTGCAATCTGAAGTGCATACTGCATTTGGTCTACAACTGAATTATGAAAAGAGAGCATCTCCAGCATTCACCCAGGAATAAAACAAACGGGGGAAACGACACATTTTTTAATGAGTGTGCTGTTGCCAAAATAGCACACTGCCACTTGGACAGCAGGCAACTTCACTGCCACCTCATCTCCTGAAACCCTTCATTGTGAAGCCCAGCTAATCATAAACTGGCCGTCTCCCATCTTGGGTACTGCTGCTGATGAGCTTGTCAAAAACTCACACTAAAGAGCAATTGTCTCTCTCAGAGGCTGTGGCACCAAATGCCAGCTTCCCTCCCTTTTCCCAGCCATCACATTAATTGTGTTCCTTTCCCTCATTAGCGCACAGCCAGGAGGATGAAAGAGGCCTTTTGTCTGACTAATGAACAGGGTACATCTACCACCAAATCCTTCTGTCTTCCCCACAATCCTGCCTTCATCATGTGCTGCACAAAATACAAACATGGTGTTTCTGCAGAGCTGCACACGCAATTTTTTTGTGTAACAGTATTATTGCCTCATTGTTCCCTATGTTGTACATTGATAGGATAACGTGCTGCATGCAGTTGATATAAGATTTGGGAATGAGCCCTATGATCATAGCCACCATATTCACCAGATATGCGTTTTGGAAAAGCTTAGGGAAGCAGTCCAGACAGCAATTTATCCTCCAGTCTAGCAACACCAAAACAAATTCAGCCACTGATTACTGGTGCATAAATGTCTGCAGGAATTAGTTGCAATTGTGTAAAAGTATTTGTCCAACAGGAGACCTAAATGGCTGGAGCTCATAATCTTCTACAACTCCCTGCCTATTTCTGCTTGGCAGTTAGGCAGCTGTGCTAATACAGGATATGTTACTGTTATTAATTGGGGGACGGGTGTGGGGGAGAATAGTGACATTGCAGATGCATGTAAACTTTCCCAGTCAATACTGAGCATTAATAATTTTGCTTCTCTGAACACAGCaaggcctcctccctccctccctcttgcaaATTCCGTGCTGTTTTAATTAAGCGCCATGGTATATTTCTTCTATCTGTGATAAACTGTGCCCAGTGATGAAAGCacctttttaaaagccagccTCATCTGTCTTTTCCTAATAACATTCATCACCAAAAGGGCATGAGCAATCCTCTCTACTATATCCTCCCCACTGACAGCAAGCACATAGTATTTTCAGTTCATTAAACACTAGCTGAGCTGCAAGGAAGATGCTCATCCGGGACCATCTATTTCAGTCCAAATGTATCATCAGGTACCTTTCTGCAGAAATCCACATTTAAGCCCCTTTGGGGGGTGGCAGAATTGTATGGAACTGCAGCCAACACTGAAAAATTAGGGGAATGCAGCTTACCCATCAGATAATAATGAGAGTGCTCATATTTAGTGCTCAGaggagaaatatataaaaatgtgtgcattagtaaTCATGGAAATCAAAAAAGCCTCAATGTAAGGCAAGTCAGTGTAATGACTTTGCTTTCTGTGCGAAAGCTGAGATTTCAAAAGACCTTTTGAAAGGGACCTCCTTTGGCCCAAAAGATTATAGGCCCCTGCGCTTCTCCTGCACACTGGAGCTATCTGAGAGCTGCTTGGACACTTCAGCAATTAAGCAGCATGTGAATACCTTAAATAAATACTTTGAATTTCTaatagtccagcagcacctgcccAAGCAATTTCGGCAAACCTCATGCAGTACTAGCTATGGTCCCTGGCCAACTGATCTATGCTGGAGCTCTGCACTTACTGACCTCAGGTGAACTTCCATTTCTGAGCCTCAGTTCATTTGTGGAATGGGAACAACAGCACACAATTCTTGCAGATTTGTGAACAGCAGTGGCTGAAATGAGGACACTTTAGATTATTTGTTCACCACAGAACTCATAGCCTTCCTCCAATAGACAGAGCTGCCTTTGCACAGCGCCCATCTTCAATAGATAACCAAAACACATATTTTCATCTTGTAAAAGTTCAGCTTTTCTGGGACACAGTGGCTGGCCTGCCCTTCAGGCAGCATAATCTAGGAAGAGGATCCAATTGTCCTGATACCTCTCTGCCTCTCAGATTCTTCCTCTTGCAGCTTCTATGATTAACACCATCAGTGATTGTGATGGAGAAGATAAGAGCATAGGTCTGATCTGTGTTTTAGCACACTTATTTTGCAGGCCTCCTCCATCCTTCTCGGCACACTGTCGTCAATGGATTTTGGAGGGGGTGCATAGATAATTAATTCCCTCTTCAAACTATAATAAAAGAGCCGATACATCCCCATCAATGCCTCACGAGCCAGAGTTGGCTTGAAAAACAAATCGctttggggggagaggggtgtCGAGAGATCTCCTCCATCCAACTCCCACATCTAATAGGTTTGGTAGGTTTCTGTAGTGCTTCAAAATAGACACGAAACCTAGTGGTAATAGAAATGTGAGTGCATGGAGGAAGCAATGCTAAAAAACCACTTTCATGTCTCTTTAAAACTACTGACACACATAACAGGAGAGGGTTACCAACCCCTGCCTTCGCCAGATAAAACAAGAGAACGGGGCTAGAGTTGCCAGCCAGGCACTAAACATCTTAACCAACATTGAGAGAACACAGTGCTGTGGTCCGTCCATTCATGATATTTTTAAGGGTGAAATCTGCAAGGGAGGGAGACCAATCCAGGACATTCACAGGCAGTGAAATATACAATTGTTAAAAGATGGGATAAGGTGATTGGGGGAGGGGTAGTTTTCTTGCCCACTGACCCAACACAACAGCTGCACCGAGTCAAGAGCTGCTCTGCTTTCCCAACATGTCCATATGGGAAATTCAGACTCACACAGATTTACACATTCCCCCCAAGAGTGGAGAAACAAGCAGGTTCAATCCACCTGCCTCGCTTTCATTCCCTGCAAGGCTCTGTGTGTGGCCTGTCAAGGGAAAGAGCCGTGGACTTTTCACTGAGCCCCGCATCACAGCAAAGTCAAAACAGGGCAAAAGGCAGGACTTACCCTCTGCTAACTATCAGTCTTAACGCATCCAAGTTGCCATGGTAGGCGGCCCATAGGGTTGGGGTCATGCCATCCTCATCGAGCGAGTTGAGGTCCTTCTTGGTGGCTTCCTTCAGCAGGTCAAGGTAGCCATCCCTGGCTGCCCGGTGGTAGTGGTCGTTCATGGTGCAGCTTTATTCCCTGGCCGCTTCATTGGGAAGGGCGAGAGGGGATAGTAAGAGGACGGGCATGGAGTCTGAGGAGAGAGTTCCAGGAAAGCAGCTGGCtgagaaaagagaggaggaggaggaggaggagggagctttGTTACTTGGACACCTGAGAATCCCTGACCAGTGAGGGGAGGAACTCCTCATATTGAATGCATGAGATTAGTTTCTGTGGATTCCCCTGGGTCCTAAGGATTCCTTGCCTCTCTCTGGTGTGCA is from Lacerta agilis isolate rLacAgi1 chromosome 2, rLacAgi1.pri, whole genome shotgun sequence and encodes:
- the USH1G gene encoding Usher syndrome type-1G protein; this translates as MNDHYHRAARDGYLDLLKEATKKDLNSLDEDGMTPTLWAAYHGNLDALRLIVSRGGDPDKCDIWGNTPLHLSAANGHLNCLSFLVSFGANIWCLDNDYHTPLDMAAMKGHMECVRYLDSIAAKQSSLNPKLVSKLKDKAFKDAEKRIKDCVKMQKKHHERMEKRYKKEMSDHSDTMSFSSYSSSTLSRRFQHMSMMTSLPYSQATIHGTAKGKTKIQKKLEKKKQVDGTFKIYEDGRKSVRSLSGLQLGNDVMFVKQGTYVSPKDWTRRNVRDMFMMDEDTVSRAISDPGLHMDSAHSEVSTDSGHDSLFNRPGLGTMVFRRNYVSSGLFGIGQDDPSMLGEDRMGVKLHNRLQRSPSLNDSIGSANSLQERNVEELPWDEVELGLDDDIEPETSPLETFLASLHMSEFISILKKEKIDLEALMLCSDNDLKSINIPLGPRKKMLDAVKRRRQTMENPDVIEDTEL